GTTCAGGCAGTTCGTGGGGATGACGCCCCGCGACGCGCGTGAACGGGGTGCGTTCGACACCGTGGCCGCGGGATTCGCGGGCGAGCTCTTCCGGCTGCGCGAGGCGGCGCGGGAGCAGGGAAGGCCGGAGAAGACCTGGTTGAACTGATGAGGTCGGGCCCGGCGCGGGGCGGGAGGAGGGCGCGCGGGGTGGTGTTGGAGGGCCGCACTGGGAGGGTGCGGCCCGCCGCGTTTTCGGGCGCGGGAAAGGCGGGCCGGCGCGGGCGGCGCGGATCTGGGGGGAGGTGGCGGCGCCCGTGGGCCAGGATCAGCGCGGGGGGATGATGGCATGATAGTCGGGCGGGGGTGTTGTGACAATATTGACGGTTTGGATGCGGGGGCTGAGGGTGGGCAGACACGCAGGTCTGCCCCTACGGATTTCGTGTGCGGGGGGCGGGGGGTGGGGAGGGGGCGGGCACGGGCAGCCACGTGGGGCGGCCCCTACGGGATATGCGCGTGCGTCGGCGGGGCCGGGCACGGGCGGGCCCACCGGGTCTGCGCGGGCATACCGGGAGGCGACACTGTTCGTGGAGGGGCGGGCGGGCGACGGGCGGGGGGATGGGGTGGTGGCACGCGCGTTGCTCCCCTGCACGGCTTCCGCGGCGGGTTGCCGCACGTCACAGTTTTCGAGCGAACCCAGACCCTTCGATGGCTTTGCACCTCTTCTCCACCCCCGTGCAGTGCACCAACTGCAACACGGTGGTGGATGACCCCACGCTGGAGCGCTGCCCCAACTGCGGCAACCTCCTCAAGGAGCGCCGCGCGCCCCGCCGCCTCGCAGGGCTGGAGGAACGCTACGGGAGCATCCGCATCCTGCTGGGGGTGCTCCGCTTCCTCGCCGTGATCATCCTGGTGGTCGGCGGCGTTGCCTTCTTCGGCGCGCTCGGCGGCAACCGGACGGATGGGATGGAGGGGGTCGGCATCCTCCTCTCCAGCGTGCTGGGCGCGGTGGCGATGTTCTCCATCGCCGCCTTCTTCGAGCTCACCATGGACATCGAGGAGAACACGCGGGCCTCGTTCAGGCTCCAGCAGCAGATCCTGGAAGAGCTGGGCGAGACGCGGCGCGGCGCCGGGGCCACGGTGGAACCCGCGGGCCCGGAAGGGCAGACGGCCGCACGATGACGAGGGGGAGGATGTGGGCCGCGGCCATCGCCGCGGCGCTGGGCGGGGCGGCGGCCACGGTGGGCTCGGCGGGTACGCAGGGCGCGGCGGGGCCCCTCCAGGCCCAGGCCGACGCCGTCGTGCCCAACAAGAGCGAGTGGACCATCATGGCCTACTCGCTGGACCGCAACCAGACGCTGTTCGCCATCAACGCGGAGCAGCCCAAGGTCCCCGCGTCCAACAACAAGGTCTACTCCTCCATCTGGGCGCTGGGGGTGCTGGGGCCGGACTACCGCTTCCCCACCGACCTGCTGATCAACGGCAACATCCAGAACGGCGTGCTGCAGGGCGACGTGATCATCCGCGGCTCGGGCGACCCCGGCTTCGGCTATCCGTCGTACGAAAAGGACAACCTCGACCCGCTGCGCACCATGGCGCGGCGTCTCAAGGCGCTGGGGATCAACCAGGTGACCGGCAGCGTCATCGGCGACGCGACGATCCACGACCGGCAGAACTTCGGGCCCGCATGGCCGCTGGACACGGGGATGGGCGCCGCCCACTACGCGCCCACGGTGAGCGGCCTCCCCTACCAGCGCAACATGCTGTGGGTGGAGCCGAACGGGCAGGGGCCGAACGGCTTCGTGCTGCACCCGGACGTGCCGGAGATCCCCGTCGTCTGGCAGAGCCGCGGCGGGCGCGGATACGCGGTGCGCAGGCCGGAGCAGGACACGGTGCGGCTGCGCGGCGGCATCGGGCGGCCGGGGACGCGCTTTCCGGTGGGCGCGTTCGAGCCGGCGCTGCTCGCCCCCGCCGCGCTGCGCCAGGCCATGCGCGAGGCGGGGATCCAGGTGAACGGCGCGGTCAAGCTGCAGCGCACGCCGCGCGGGGCGAAGCTGGCGCACCGCCACCTCTCGCTGACGCTCGCCGAGATGGTGCCGCAGCTCAACCAGCACTCGGACAACTTCTTCGCCGAGCACTTCTGGAAGGCAGCGGTGGCCAAGACCACCGGCCAGGGAAGCTACACGCGGGGCGGCCCGGCGTCGGCCAACTTCTTCCACCGCAACGCCGGGGTGCCGTACGGGCAGCTCTGGCAGGCGGACGGGTCGGGACTCTCGGCCAACAACCGCACCAGCGCCAACTCGATGGTGATGACGCTGAAGTTCGCGGACAAGGCGCCGTACTCGCGGGTGTTCCACGAGTCGCTGGCCGTGGCCGGCGACCCGGGCGGCACCATGAAGCGGATGTTCGTGGGGACGGCGGCCGCGGGGAACCTGCACGCCAAGACGGGCTACATCCGCCAGGTGCGCTCGCTCTCCGGCTACGTGAAGACGGCGAGCGGCGAGCGCGTGGCGTTCTCCTTCATCTACAACGGCCGCAACACCTCCGGGGCCCGCGGCGTGCAGGTGGCGCTGGGGAACCTGCTGGCGACGTATCGCAGGTAGCTGGTCTCAATCGCACTGTGGGGAACCGGGGTCCGGCGCGGGTTGGCCGGGCCCCAATCGTTTGCGCCCCGCACCGGCCGCGGGGTAGCTTGTGCGCCGTTTCCAGCGACACCCCGGCTACCAGGAGGCGGCATTGGAGCAGAACGACCCGCGGTTCCCCATCGGCAAGTTCCGGCTGGAGGGCGAGGTCACGCCCGAGCGGCGGCGCGAGTGGATCGCGCGCATCGAGGCGGCGCCGGCACGCTTCCGCGCGGTGGTGGCGGCGCTGGGCCCGGATCACCTGGACACGCCCTACCGCGAGGGCGGATGGACGGTGCGGCAGCTCGTGCACCACCTTCCGGACAGCCACATGAACGCGTACGTGCGCTTCAAGCTGGCCCTCACGGAAGACAACCCCGCCATCAAGACGTACGACGAGGCGCTCTGGGCGAACCTCCCCGACACGCGCGACACGCCGCCTGAGGTGTCGCTGGCGCTGCTCGACGCACTTCACCTGCGCTGGGTCACCCTCCTCAGCTCGGTGCAGGATGCCGAGTGGAGCCGCACGCTCAAGCACCCGGAGTGGGGCGACATGCCGCTGAATTCCGTGCTGGCGCTGTACGCCTGGCACGGGGATCATCACACGGCGCACCTCACGGGTCTGCGCGAGCGGCTAGGGTGACCGGGGAATGAGCGACGTGCTGACGCTGGGGTATTCGCCGTGCCCGAACGACACCTTCATCTTCGACGCGCTCGTGCATGGGCGGATCGAGGTGGATGGGCTTCGCTTCGAGGAGCGGCTGGAGGACGTGGAGACGCTGAACCGGCTGGCGGCGGAGGCGGCGCTCGACGTCACCAAGATCTCGTACGGGGCCATCCCCGGGCTGCTGCGCGACTACGTGCTCCTGCGCAGCGGCGGGGCGCTGGGGCGCGGGTGCGGGCCGCTCGTCGTGGCGCGCCGCGAGATGGATGCGGCGGAGCTGGCGAATGCGCGCATCGCCATCCCCGGGCGCAACACGACGGCGAACCTCCTCCTACGCCTCTTCGCGCCCGATGCGGCGCCGGGAGTGGAGCGGGTGTACAGCGACATCATGCCAGCCGTCGCGCGCGGCGAGTTCGATGCGGGGCTCATCATCCACGAGTCGCGCTTCACCTACCCGCAGCACGGGCTGGTGCGCGTCGTGGACCTGGGCGAATGGTGGGAAGCGACCACCGGCCTCCCGATCCCCCTCGGCGGCATCCTGGCGCGCCGCGCGCTGGGCGAGGACGCGATCCGCGCGGTGGAGGACGGCATCCGGCGCTCGGTCGAGTTCGCGTTCGCCGATCCCGAGGCGTCGCGCCCGTACGTGCGTGCCCACGCGCAGGAGATGGACGACGTCGTGACGCAGCAGCACATCGACCTGTACGTGAACCGCTTCTCGGTTGATGTGGAGGAGGAGGGCGCGCGCGCGATCGAGGCCCTCTTCGCGCGTGCCCGCCAGGCCGGCGTCATCGACGCAGAGGTGCCGTCGCCTTTCCTCTGAGCCGTTCGCGGCGTGCGGGGTTGACCGCGATCTTAAATGTTACTATCATGGATACACACAACGGAGGCGCTGATGAACAGCCGATTCACCGTCGCGGTCCACATCCTGACGCTGATCGCCCGCAGCGAGGGGACGCCGGTCACCTCGGAGTACATCGCGGGGAGCGTGAACACGAACCCGTCGCTGGTGCGGCGGCTCCTGTCGCAGATGACGCGGGCGGGGCTGACCACGTCGCGGATGGGCGCCGGCGGGGGCGCGCTGCTGGCCCGCCCCGCGGAGCAGATCACGCTGCGCGACGTGTATCGCGCGGTGGATGAGGGCGAGCTCTTCGGCCTCCATCGCGAGCAGCCGAACGCGCGCTGCCCCGTGGGCCGCAACATCCAGCCGATGCTGGAGGCGCGCTTCGATGCCGCCCGGCAGGCGCTGGAGTCGGAGCTCGACCGCACCACCATCGCGGACACCGCCGCGGAGATCGGCGCGCGGGAGGAGCAGGGCGCGGCACGCTGACCCAGCCGCGCCGGTATGTGTATCAACCACAGATACAAACCGAACCACAACTCGCCCGGCCACGGGCAGGAGCCAACATGATCGCAGTCACCGGAGCCACCGGCCACCTCGGCCGCCTCGTAATCGAGAACCTGCTGGAGCGCGGCGTCGCGGCCGGCGAGATCGTCGCGCTGGCGCGCAGCCCGGAGAAGGCGCGGGACCTCGCCGCGTGCGGCGTGCAGGTGCGCGCGGCGGACTACACGCAGCCCGACACCCTGGCCACGGCGCTGCAGGGCGTGGAGAAGCTGCTCCTGGTCTCGGGCAACGAGCTGGGGCAGCGCGCGGCGCAGCATCGCAACGTGGTGAATGCGGCTCGCGACGCGGGCGTCCGGCTGCTGGCGTACACCAGCATCCTGAACGCGGACACGGGCAGGATGCAGCTCGCCGTGGAGCACAGTGCGTCGGAGGAGATCATTCGCGCGTCGGGGATCCCGTTCGTCTTCCTGCGCAACGGCTGGTACCTGGAGAACTACACGGGCAGCCTCGCCTCGACGGTGGAGCACGGCGCGCTTCTCGGCAGCGCCGACGACGGCGGGGTCAGCGCGGCGTCTCGTGCGGACTTCGCGGCCGCGGCGGCGGCGGTGATCACCGGGAGCGGGCACGAGAACCAGACGTACGAGCTCGGCGGCGACCCGTTCACGCTCCCGGAGCTCGCCGCGATCATCGCGCGCGAGAGCGGCCGCCCGGTCGAATACAGGAACCTCTCCGAGGATGCCTACACCGGGGTGCTGGCGAGCTTCGGGCTGCCGGAGCCGCTCGCCCGCATGCTGGCCGACTCCGACCGTGGCATCGCGCGCGGCGAGCTCACCACCGACCGCGACGACCTCCGCCGCCTGATCGGCCGTGCCCCGACCACCCCCAGCGAAGCGGTTGCCGCCGCCCTGCGCGGGTAATAGGGAATAGTCTCACGCAAAGGCGCGAAGGCGCAAAGAACGAAATTCGTGTCTTTCCCTTGGCGTCTTTGCGCCTTCGCGTGACATCTTGATCCTCTGGGTGAAGGAATAGCAAAGAGGCGCGGGGGAAACTCCCCCGCGCCTCTCTCCGCGTCTCCGCGCCTCCGCGTGAGCCCCGCGGTTCAGTCGTGCGAGCGGCGGATGGAGACGGGGCGGCCCTTGATGGCGGCGCGCGACATGGTGCGGATCACGTGGTCCGCGTGCTCCTCGGCCACCTCCACCAGGGTGAACTGGTCGGCGATCTCGATGGAGCCGATCCCCTCTGCGGGAATCTTGGCCTCGCCGACGATGGCGCCCACGATGTCGCCCGGGCGGATGCCGCGGCGGCGGCCCACTCCGATGAAGAGGCGCGTCATGTCCGCGCGCGGACGGCGCCCGCGCGGGGGGCCGTCACGGCCCGGACCGTCGAAGCTGTCGCGCCGGCCGCGGGGGCCGCGGGTGTCGTCGTGCGGGCGCTGGGGCCGGTTTTCCCACTGCGGGATCTCCACCTCGTTCTCCGGCTCCTCGCCGCGCGTGGCGTCGGCCGCCAGCTTGGCCGCGGCTGCCGCGATGTCCAGCGGATCGTAGCCGTCCTCCGCAAGCGACGCCGCGATCTCGCGGTAGCCGTCGAACTCGTCCTCCTCGATCGTCTCGCGAATGGCGGAGCGGAGCAGTTCCACGCGCCGCGCGCGCAGGTCGGCGACGGTGGGGACGCGGGCGACCTCGATGGGGCGGCCCACCACCCGCTCGATCCCGCGCAGCAGCCCCTGCTCGCGCGGCTGCACCAGGGTGATGGCCGTCCCCTCGCGCCCGGCACGGCCCGTGCGCCCGATGCGGTGGACGTACACCTCGGGCGTCTGCGGGATGTCGTAGTTGATGACGTGGCTCACGTGCTCCACGTCCAGCCCGCGCGCAGCCACGTCGGTGGCAATCAGCAGGTCCGCGGTGCCGTCGCGGAAGCGCTTCATCACGCGGTCGCGCTGCGCCTGGTTGAGGCCGCCGTGCAGCGCCTCCGGCCTGTAGCCGCGCACCGAGAGCGCCTCGTTCAGCTCGTCCACTTCGTTGCGGGTGCGGCAGAAGAGGATGGCGGAGGTGGGCGCCTCCAGGTCGAGCACGCGGGCCAGCGCCTCCAGCTTGTACGGCCGCGGCACCACGTACGCCGCCTGCCTCACCAGCGGCGTCTCCAGCTTCGGCGCGCGCACGGTCACGCGCACCGGGTCGCTCATGTGGCGCGCGGCGAGCTGCGCGATGCGGGGCGGGAAGGTGGCGGAGAAGAGCGCCGTCTGCCGTCCCGCCGGGGTCTCGGTGAGGATCGTCTCGATGTCCTCGATGAACCCCATGTCCAGCATCTCGTCCGCCTCGTCCAGCACCACGTAGCCGACGGCGGAAAGGTCCAGCGAGCCGCGGCGGATGTGGTCCAGGATGCGCCCCGGGGTGCCCACCACGACGTTGACGCCGCGGCGCAGCTCGCGGAGCTGGCGGTCGATGGGCTGGCCGCCGTACACGGCCAGCACGCTCACGCCGCGCTTGGCGCCGTAGCGGTGCGTGGCCTCGGCCACCTGCACGGCCAGCTCGCGCGTGGGCGCCAGAACCAGCGCCTGCACTCCGCGCAGGTTCGCGTCGATGCGCTGCACCAGCGGCAGAGCGAACGCGGCGGTCTTGCCGGTGCCGGTGGCGGCCTGCCCCAGCACGTCGCGCCCGGCCAGGAGGGTCGGGATCGCCTCCACCTGGATGGGGGTGGGCTCTTCGTACCCTAATGCTTCAAGCGTCGCCAGCACGTCGGGCTCCAGCCCGAGCTCGGTGAAGAGCGGTGCGGCGGCGGCTTCGGTGTTCGTATCGGTCAACGGGTACTCTCCTGCGATCGGCGGTTTGGTTCACAATCCTGCAATCTCGCGGAAAGGGCGGCGCGGGGCAACGGAAGTGCGTTAGTGCGTGAGTGCGTTCTCGCCCACCCCGCGTTCCCGCTGGCTGGGGCACCGGCACCGCGCGGCTGCGGGCACGGGCAGCCACATGGGGCAGCCCCTACGAAACCCCGGCCCTGCAGCGAGAATGGCGGCGCGGGCAGGGGCGGGCAGACACGCAGGTCTGCCCCTACAGGAATCGCGCGGTCATGCAGGGCGCGGGGCGGCGTCAGGCACGGGCGCGATAAATCGCGCCCCTACAACATCTGTGTCCCCCATTCCCCATTCCCCATTCCCCTCAATACCCGTACGCACCCACGTCCGGCTCGCGGGCGAAGGCGCGGAAGGCGTCGTCGGGGTCGGGGTGCGCTTCCAGGAGGCCGCGGACGCGGCGGAAGGAGAGGCGCAGCATCCGCTCGCGAAGCATGTCGTCGGTCGGGGTGGGCGGCTGGATCAGCCATCCGGGCGTGTACTTGTCCGTGGTCGGCTGCGAGGGGGCGTTGTCGAGGCCCTCCTCGGGGGGCGCCACACCCAGGCCGCTGCGCACCAGCTCGAAGGCCAGCATGGGGTCGAGCCCCTCTTCCAGGGCGATGTCGTACATCATATCCGCCAGCTCGGGCGACATGCCGACCGCGCGGGCGTCGCCCATCAGCTCGGCGCGGCGGCGCACGCCGTCCGGCGAATCGGAGGGCTCGCCGCTCCCCAGAAGGAGGCTCTCGCTTCCGAAAAAGGTGTCGTCCGCCCGGCGGCGGCGGCGGCGCTCGCGGTACGCCTCCAGCACGTGCCCCGCGTGCGTCTCGTTGTCCATCTCCCCCGCCGGTCCTTGCGGCTCCGTCACGTATCCTCCCGGTCATCCGTTGTCTGTGCGGCACTCGCCCGCCGGCCCACCCCGCGCGCAAGGGACGGACCACCGGGGAACGGAACGGCAACTGCGTGAGTGCGCTCGGTCCGAACGCACTTACGCACTCACGCACTAACGCACTCCCCCCATGGCCGAAATCCGTGTAGAACGCACGCGCAAGCTTGGAAAATGGCCCTGGCTCGTCGGGCTGCTGGTGCTGGCGCTCGCCATCTGGGGGCTCGCGGAGATCCTGGGCGAGGACGACGGCGGCGACGTGGTGGAGCAGCTCGACCAGGGTGCCGCGACTGGACCGCGCTGAGGCACAACTTTTCGCGGGTGCGCGGGGTACGGTAGATGCATTGCACAACGCACAGGCGCGGGAGCCTGGCGGCGCGGCAAGATGCCGCGCTCCCGCCGCGCATGCACGACGGTCGTCCCCCCCATGGCCGGGTAGAGGAGATCCCCATGTCCGTTCCATTCCGACGCGCCACGCGCTGGGCCGTTGCCCTCTGCGTGGGCGCGGTATCCGCGGCGGCGTACGCCACACCCGCGTCCGCGCAGTACTTCGGGCGCAACCAGGTGCAGTACCGCGAGTTCGACTTCCGCATCCTGCGGACGACGCACTTCGACGTGTACTTCTACCCGGAAGAGGAAGCCGCGGCCCGCAACGCCGCCCGCCACGTGGAGCGGTGGTACTCGCGGCTGTCGCGCGTGCTGGACTACGAGTTCGAGAACCGCCAGCCGCTGATCCTGTACGCCAGCGCCCCGCACTTCCAGCAGAACGCCATCACCGGCAACCTGGGCGAGGGCACGGGCGGCGTTACGGAGGTGTTCAAGCAGCGCATCATCCAGCCGTTCGGCGGCACCGTCCAGGAGACGGACCACGTGCTGGGCCACGAGCTGGTGCACGCCTTCCAGTACGACATCACCGGCGCCGGGCGCGCCGGGGCAGGGCTGGAGCAGGCGGCGCAGCGGCTCAACAACCCCCTCTGGTTCACCGAGGGGATGGCCGAGTACCTGTCCGTGGGCCCGGTGGACCCGCACACCGCCATGTGGCTGCGCGACGCCGCGCTCACCGGAAAGGTCCCCACGCTGAGGCAGCTTACCTACGACCCGCAGTTCTTCCCCTACCGCTGGGGGCAGGCGCTCTGGTCGTACGTCGGCGGGCGCTGGGGCGACGCGGCGGTGGGGCAGATCCTGAAGCAGGTGGGCCAGGGGGTTCCGTACGACGAGGCGTTCGAGCGCATCCTGAACGCCGACCTGGAGACGATCGTCGAAGACTGGCAGACCTCCATCCGCCGCACCTACCTGCCGCTGCTCACCAACCGGCGCGAGGCGCGCGAAGAGGCGCGTCCGCTGATCACGCAACGCGGCAAGGGCGGGCGGTACAACGTGGGCCCGGCGCTCTCGCCGGACGGGCGCCAGGTCGTCTTCCTATCCGATCTGGACGGGCTGGACGTGGAGCTCTTTTTGGCCAACGCGGAAACGGGCACTATCGTGCGGCGGCTGGTGAAGGGGCCGGCGTTCGACGCGCACTTCAGCTCGCTGCGCTTCATCAACTCGGCCGGGGCGTGGGCGCCGGACAACCGCCGCTTCGTGCTCTCCGCCCAGCGGACGGGGAGCGACGTGCTGGTGACGCTGGACACGCGCAACGCCAGCATCATCAGGGAGTACCGCATCCCGGGGGTCAGCGAGATCTCTTCGCCTACTTGGTCGGCGGACGGCAACACCATCGCGTTTTCGGGGAACAGGGGCGGGATCACGGACATCTGGACGGTGGACGTGCGCACCGGGCAGGCGCGGCAGCTGACGGACGACCTGTACGGCGACCTGCAGCCCGCCTTCTCGCCGGACGGGCGGACGATCGCCTTCGCCACGGAGCGCGGGGTGTCGCTGGACTCGCTGCGCTACCAGCGTGACGTGCGCGTGGGGCTGCTGGACGTCGCCACGGGGGCGGTGCGGATCGCGCCGGCGCAGGACCGCAGCAAGAACATCAACCCGCAGTGGTCGCGGGACGGCGCGGCGGTCTACTTCATCTCGGACCGCACGGGGATCCCCAACGTGTACCGGGTGGATCTCGCCGGCGGGCGGCTGACGCAGGTGACGAACCTGTTCACCGGCGTGAGCGGCGTCACGGCGCTCTCGCCCGCGCTGAGCTCGGCGACGCAGGCGGACCGGGTGGTCTTCTCGGCGTACGAGCGCAGCAACTTCAACCTGTACTCCATCGCCAATCCCACGGAGCTGGCGGGCACCGATCCGCAGGCACCGCAGATGGCGAGCGGGGTGCTGCTGCCGGCGCTCCTTCCGCCGTCGCCGCGGCCCACGGAGCCGGCGTTCAACCGGGTGTCGGCCACCATCAACGACGTCGCCACGGGGCTTCCCACCGAGGCCGAGGTGGCCCAGTACGCGGTGGTGCACTACAGCCCGCGCCTGTCGCTGGACTACCTGGGGCAGCCGCAGGTGGGCGTGTCCGGGAGCTCCGGGGTCGGCGGGCAGCGCGGCGGGCTGTACGGCGGCATCGGCGGCATCTTCAGCGACGTGCTGGCGCGCCACACCATCTACGCCACCATACAGGCGCAGGGGCGCATCGAGGAGATCGGCGGGAGCGCGGCGTACATCAACCGCGAGCACCGCTGGAACCTGGGCATCGCGGCGCAGCGCATTCCGTACGTGGCCGGCGGATACCGCCAGGGCGTCGATCAATCGACGGGCCAGCTCATCACGCAGCGGATCACGTACCGCCTCTTCGACACGAACGTCAGCGGGATCGCGCAGTACCCGTTCTCGCAGGTGCAGCGGCTGGAGTTCTCGGCCGGGGCGCGGCGGATCGCGCAGGACCTGCGGACGGAGGAGTTCACTTCGGGCGGCGCGTTCAACGAGGAGCTGGAGTCGCTTCCGGGCTACAACCTGGGCGAGGGCTCGGCGGCGCTGGTGTACGACAACTCGCTCTTCGGCTACACCTCGCCCTTCGCGGGGATGCGGTACCGGTTCGAGGTGGCGCCCACCATCGGGACGCTCCGCTTCACGCAGGTCACCACGGACTTCCGGAAGTACTTCTTCCTCCGCCCGCTGACTTTCGCAGTGCGCGGCTGGCACTTCGGCCGCTACGGGCGCGACGAGGCGCGGCTGAGCCCCATCTACCTGGGCTATCCGCAGATCATGCGCGGCTACTCGCAGGGGAGCGTCACCAACGCCTGCATCGACCAGCTCAACGCGGGCATCCCGCAGGGGAGCGCGGTGGAGTGCCGTGCGCTGGAGCAGCTGCGCGGAAGCCGGTTCGCCGTCGCGAACGCGGAGCTGCGCTTCCCGCTGATCCGGCAGGTGGTGGTGGGAGGCGGGCTGGGGCTGCCGCCGATCGAGGGGATCGCCTTCTTCGACGCCGGCACTTCGTACGGCGACGTGCTGACGGTGAACAACGAGGTGCTGGAGACGCGCCCCAACTTCCGCCGCGGCCCCGCCCCCGAGGCGAACGACCGCGGGCTCTTCACCAGCGCCGGGGTCGGTGCGCGGGTGAACCTGTTTGGATACGCGGTGCTGGAGGGTGTGTACGTGAACGCGCTCGACCGGCCGACGGGGTGGCACTGGCAGTTTTCGCTGCAGCCGGGGTTCTAGCGACGGAAGTGCCTAGTGCCTAGTGCCTAGTGCCTAGTGCCTAGTGCCTAGTGCCTAGTGCCTAGTGCCTAGTGCCTAGTGCCTAGTGCTAAGTGCTAAGTGCTAAGTTAGGTGAGCAAGAGGGCCGGGGCGATTCCCCGGCCCTCGTGCGTTGTTGCGTTCTTGCGTCGCGCGGGTGGTGCCGTGTGGCCGGCGGCGGCGGCGGGGGATGCGTCGCCGGGGGGATGCGTCGCCCGGGGTATGCGTCGCCGGGGGATGAATCCCCCGGCTGGAACCACGCGAAGCCGGCTGAAGCCGGCTCGTGCGGCACGTAAACTTTGTCATCCTGAGCGACGCGCGGCTCAGGCCTCGCCGCGGCTCCAAGCTTTCGCGCGGAGCGAAGGATCTACTGCGCGTGTAGCGAGAACCGCGGTGTTAAGCGATTGCCGGCCCGGCGTGCGGTAGATCCTTTAGTCGCCGCAGAAGCCCGGACGGTGCGCCGAGGGCGGGCTCCCCAGGATCACGCGCATGGGCGGGAATGCGAGTCCGCGAAGGCGTCGCGAAGGCGGACTTTGCGTGGGTCCAGCGGCGAATTCATTCGCTTCTGGATGCGGGCCTCCGCGTATGCACGGGGTACGGGCAGCCACGTGGGGCAGCCCCTTCGGGATCGGTGCCGGGGGGCGAAGGGTGGGGCCAGGGCGAGGGTGGGCAGACACGCAGGTCTGCCCCTACGAAATTTGCGGCGCACGGAGAAGATCCAGGGGATTGTGCGCGAGGAGCAG
The Longimicrobium sp. genome window above contains:
- the dacB gene encoding D-alanyl-D-alanine carboxypeptidase/D-alanyl-D-alanine-endopeptidase, whose amino-acid sequence is MWAAAIAAALGGAAATVGSAGTQGAAGPLQAQADAVVPNKSEWTIMAYSLDRNQTLFAINAEQPKVPASNNKVYSSIWALGVLGPDYRFPTDLLINGNIQNGVLQGDVIIRGSGDPGFGYPSYEKDNLDPLRTMARRLKALGINQVTGSVIGDATIHDRQNFGPAWPLDTGMGAAHYAPTVSGLPYQRNMLWVEPNGQGPNGFVLHPDVPEIPVVWQSRGGRGYAVRRPEQDTVRLRGGIGRPGTRFPVGAFEPALLAPAALRQAMREAGIQVNGAVKLQRTPRGAKLAHRHLSLTLAEMVPQLNQHSDNFFAEHFWKAAVAKTTGQGSYTRGGPASANFFHRNAGVPYGQLWQADGSGLSANNRTSANSMVMTLKFADKAPYSRVFHESLAVAGDPGGTMKRMFVGTAAAGNLHAKTGYIRQVRSLSGYVKTASGERVAFSFIYNGRNTSGARGVQVALGNLLATYRR
- a CDS encoding putative metal-dependent hydrolase encodes the protein MRRFQRHPGYQEAALEQNDPRFPIGKFRLEGEVTPERRREWIARIEAAPARFRAVVAALGPDHLDTPYREGGWTVRQLVHHLPDSHMNAYVRFKLALTEDNPAIKTYDEALWANLPDTRDTPPEVSLALLDALHLRWVTLLSSVQDAEWSRTLKHPEWGDMPLNSVLALYAWHGDHHTAHLTGLRERLG
- a CDS encoding 1,4-dihydroxy-6-naphthoate synthase, with amino-acid sequence MSDVLTLGYSPCPNDTFIFDALVHGRIEVDGLRFEERLEDVETLNRLAAEAALDVTKISYGAIPGLLRDYVLLRSGGALGRGCGPLVVARREMDAAELANARIAIPGRNTTANLLLRLFAPDAAPGVERVYSDIMPAVARGEFDAGLIIHESRFTYPQHGLVRVVDLGEWWEATTGLPIPLGGILARRALGEDAIRAVEDGIRRSVEFAFADPEASRPYVRAHAQEMDDVVTQQHIDLYVNRFSVDVEEEGARAIEALFARARQAGVIDAEVPSPFL
- a CDS encoding Rrf2 family transcriptional regulator is translated as MNSRFTVAVHILTLIARSEGTPVTSEYIAGSVNTNPSLVRRLLSQMTRAGLTTSRMGAGGGALLARPAEQITLRDVYRAVDEGELFGLHREQPNARCPVGRNIQPMLEARFDAARQALESELDRTTIADTAAEIGAREEQGAAR
- a CDS encoding SDR family oxidoreductase codes for the protein MIAVTGATGHLGRLVIENLLERGVAAGEIVALARSPEKARDLAACGVQVRAADYTQPDTLATALQGVEKLLLVSGNELGQRAAQHRNVVNAARDAGVRLLAYTSILNADTGRMQLAVEHSASEEIIRASGIPFVFLRNGWYLENYTGSLASTVEHGALLGSADDGGVSAASRADFAAAAAAVITGSGHENQTYELGGDPFTLPELAAIIARESGRPVEYRNLSEDAYTGVLASFGLPEPLARMLADSDRGIARGELTTDRDDLRRLIGRAPTTPSEAVAAALRG
- a CDS encoding DEAD/DEAH box helicase, which encodes MTDTNTEAAAAPLFTELGLEPDVLATLEALGYEEPTPIQVEAIPTLLAGRDVLGQAATGTGKTAAFALPLVQRIDANLRGVQALVLAPTRELAVQVAEATHRYGAKRGVSVLAVYGGQPIDRQLRELRRGVNVVVGTPGRILDHIRRGSLDLSAVGYVVLDEADEMLDMGFIEDIETILTETPAGRQTALFSATFPPRIAQLAARHMSDPVRVTVRAPKLETPLVRQAAYVVPRPYKLEALARVLDLEAPTSAILFCRTRNEVDELNEALSVRGYRPEALHGGLNQAQRDRVMKRFRDGTADLLIATDVAARGLDVEHVSHVINYDIPQTPEVYVHRIGRTGRAGREGTAITLVQPREQGLLRGIERVVGRPIEVARVPTVADLRARRVELLRSAIRETIEEDEFDGYREIAASLAEDGYDPLDIAAAAAKLAADATRGEEPENEVEIPQWENRPQRPHDDTRGPRGRRDSFDGPGRDGPPRGRRPRADMTRLFIGVGRRRGIRPGDIVGAIVGEAKIPAEGIGSIEIADQFTLVEVAEEHADHVIRTMSRAAIKGRPVSIRRSHD